From Passer domesticus isolate bPasDom1 unplaced genomic scaffold, bPasDom1.hap1 HAP1_SCAFFOLD_58, whole genome shotgun sequence, the proteins below share one genomic window:
- the LOC135292908 gene encoding serine/threonine-protein kinase pim-1-like produces MKNGLSYFTPSLPQFSTIRQAILRTSVLLSWERTPGDGRAGAGEGRSGAVAGPGPSADSRVPPAGKAQQRLKERYRLGSLLGRGGFGSVFAATRLSDGAPVAIKRVPQNRVHHWGELPDGTSAPLEIVLQVKVSNGFSGVVQLLEWVELPNDILMVLERPEHSQDLHRFIRARGFLSEEVARQLFRQVLEAVRHCTSCRVLHRDIKPENILIDLATGQAKLIDFGCGTYLQKTAYIHFAGTPSYSPPEWTHFGWYYGEPATIWSLGIVLHQMVCGEHPFRRGQNISWDHQLSLPQWLSPECQDLIRWCLSMPDVERPSLEEVFCHPWMQDIHLP; encoded by the exons atgaagaatgggctgagctacttcaccccttctttgcctcagttttcaacaataagacaggccatcctcaggacaagtgttctcctgagctg ggagcgaacgccgggggatggccgggccggggcgggtgaggggcgctcgggggccgttgctggccccgggccgagcgctgacagccgcgtcccgcccgcagggaaggcgcagcagcGCCTGAAGGAGCGGTACCgcctgggctcgctgctgggccggggcggattcggcagcgtcttcgcagcaacgcggctctcggacggcgccccg gtggccatcaaaagggtgccacagAACCGCGTCCAtcactggggtgagctg cccgacggcaccagcgcacCCCTGGAGATTGTGCTGCAGGTCAAGGTGTCCAATGGCTTCTCCGGTgtggtccagctgctggagtgggttgagctccccaacgacatcttgatggtgctggagcggccagagcaCTCTCAGGACCTGCACCgtttcattcgggcacgggggttcctgtccgaggaggtggcgcggcagctgttccgccaggtgctggaggccgtgcggcactgcaccagctgcagggtcctgcacagggataTCAAGCCAGAAAACATCCTcattgacctggccaccgggcaagCCAAACTGATTGATttcggctgtggcacctacctgcaaaaGACAGCCTACATTcattttgcag gaacaccatcatacagccccccggaatggacccatTTTGGCTGGTACtatggcgagccagctaccatctggtccctgggcatcgtgctgcaccagatggtctgcggggagcaccctttcaggaggggccagaacatcagctgggaccatcagctctcgctgccacaatggctctctccag agtGCCAAGATCTCATcaggtggtgtttatccatgccgGACGTGGAAAggccctcattagaagaggtgttctgtcatccttggatgcaggatattcatctgccctag